A window of the Lactuca sativa cultivar Salinas chromosome 7, Lsat_Salinas_v11, whole genome shotgun sequence genome harbors these coding sequences:
- the LOC111921298 gene encoding uncharacterized protein LOC111921298 encodes MTIDKSWIRENRMSSKYLEGLKNFMKIAEKHVNSKCKVRCPCKTCVNSYQQVLPTVYAHLHDIGFLETYTMWIYHGEKHVGSSNLSYNSTPRTNTPTSNEMSDVIYDVMAEQNTNEENIDEEGRGIDPWTNSSFDQLVELLRAAFLKSKIPASHYEAKKKLRKIGLGYQSIHTCKNDCALFWKENGSMQNCPICKESRWVDTTTKGKKVPQKVLRYFPLTPRLRRMYSSRFTAKDMSWHNIGRSIDGMMYHPVDGKSWQDFDQRYPEFAKEPRNVRLGLAADGFNPFGNFNSTYSTWPIILTTYNTPPWICMKESSFMLTLLIPGAKSPSKDIDVFVRPLVDELKMLWSEGVQMRDASTNTVFNMRAMLLWTINDFPARVSLSGWSGQGYLACPTCNTDTSSIHVTKKMSYVGHRRFLHMNHKWRQSLLFNGQPERRPHPRRFINTAILKQLACLPDRIPGKHPEHGGATRKRNDETRKKELNWTKHSFFFELVYWSSLELKHNIDFMHVEKNVDESFVNTALMKEKTKDKKRGKRRLEKYGHSATSVAKRESQQEEESQ; translated from the exons ATGACGATCGATAAGAGTTGGATTAGAGAGAACCGAATGTCTTCAAAATACTTGGAAGGTCTTAAAAACTTTATGAAGATTGCTGAGAAACATGTTAACTCTAAATGCAAAGTGCGTTGCCCGTGTAAAACGTGTGTGAATTCGTATCAACAAGTTTTGCCTACGGTTTATGCCCACTTACATGACATTGGGTTTCTAGAAACATATACTATGTGGATTTATCACGGTGAGAAACATGTCGGTTCTTCGAATTTAAGCTACAATTCGACTCCAAGAACAAACACACCCACAAGTAATGAGATGTCTGATGTAATTTATGATGTTATGGCAGAACAAAATACAAATGAAGAAAATATAGACGAGGAGGGACGAGGTATAGACCC ATGGACAAATAGTTCATTTGATCAACTTGTAGAGTTACTAAGAGCTGCTTTCCTGAAGAGCAAGATTCCAGCTTCACACTATGAAGCTAAAAAGAAGTTGAGAAAGATAGGGTTAGGATATCAATCGATCCACACTTGCAAAAATGATTGTGCTTTGTTTTGGAAGGAGAACGGTTCCATGCAAAATTGCCCGATTTGTAAGGAGAGTAGATGGGTGGACACAACTACAAAGGGGAAGAAAGTACCACAAAAAGTGTTGCGATACTTCCCTTTGACTCCAAGACTTCGACGAATGTATAGCTCCAGATTCACAGCTAAAGATATGAGTTGGCATAATATTGGACGCTCAATAGATGGTATGATGTATCATCCGGTTGATGGGAAGTCATGGCAAGATTTTGATCAAAGATATCCAGAGTTTGCTAAAGAACCTAGAAATGTTCGTCTAGGTTTGGCTGCTGATGGCTTTAATCCATTCGGCAACTTTAATAGTACTTATAGTACTTGGCCGATTATATTAACTACCTACAATACACCACCATGGATATGTATGAAAGAGTCTTCTTTCATGCTAACTTTGTTGATTCCTGGCGCTAAATCACCATCAAAGGACATTGATGTTTTCGTGAGGCCTTTGGTGGATGAGTTGAAAATGTTGTGGTCTGAAGGAGTCCAAATGAGAGATGCGTCAACCAACACCGTATTCAACATGCGTGCGATGTTGTTATGGACTATCAATGATTTTCCAGCGCGTGTAAGTTTGTCTGGATGGAGCGGTCAAGGTTATTTAGCATGCCCTACTTGTAACACAGACACATCTTCCATTCATGTCACCAAAAAGATGTCTTATGTTGGTCATAGACGATTCTTGCATATGAACCATAAGTGGAGGCAAAGTTTATTGTTTAATGGTCAACCTGAGAGAAGGCCACATCCAAGACGATTTATCAATACAGCTATATTAAAGCAATTGGCTTGTCTCCCTGATCGTATTCCAGGGAAACATCCTGAGCACGGGGGTGCAACAAGAAAGCGTAATGATGAAACAAGAAAAAAAGAGTTAAATTGGACGAAACATAGTTTCTTTTTTGAGCTTGTGTATTGGTCTTCCCTCGAGCTAAAACACAATATAGATTTTATGCATGTGGAGAAAAATGTGGATGAGAGTTTTGTAAATACTGCATTGATGAAAGAGAAAACCAAAGACAAAAAAAGAGGCAAGAGAAGACTTGAAAAATATGGGCATTCGGCAACATCAGTGGCCAAAAGAGAAAGTCAACAAGAGGAAGAAAGTCAATAA